The following coding sequences are from one Onychostoma macrolepis isolate SWU-2019 chromosome 24, ASM1243209v1, whole genome shotgun sequence window:
- the prmt6 gene encoding protein arginine N-methyltransferase 6, producing MANLWKMSQHGTKKRKLDRSTEDYMYFDSYSDVTIHEEMIADTVRTNTYRMGIFKNSKSIEGKVVLDVGAGTGVLSLFCAQAGARKVYAVEASSIADQAVRIVKLNQMEDTIEVIKATLETIELAEPVDVIVSEWMGYALLHESMLNSVIFARDKWLKPGGLILPSRADLYIAPINDLVVEGRLDFWSTVKGQYGVDMSCMTDFARKCIMNKDITVNPVTVEDVLSHPCKFAELDLNTVTLEQLRDVRGVFSCRCFGSSSIHAFCVWFTVTFPAEEKALVLSTSPFKPETHWKQAVLYLDDTVDVMQDTKVEGEISLYPSEENSRHICIRVDYVIGEQKKHSKTFSIPDQYLEVK from the coding sequence ATGGCaaacttgtggaaaatgtcaCAGCACGGTaccaagaaaagaaaattagaCAGGAGTACAGAGGATTACATGTACTTTGACAGCTACTCCGATGTCACCATTCACGAAGAGATGATTGCAGACACAGTGCGCACTAACACGTACAGAAtgggcatttttaaaaacagtaagtCAATAGAAGGGAAAGTGGTACTAGATGTGGGAGCCGGTACCGGCGTCTTGAGCTTATTCTGTGCGCAAGCGGGTGCCAGGAAGGTTTATGCAGTCGAAGCGAGCTCGATCGCCGATCAGGCTGTGAGGATCGTAAAACTGAATCAGATGGAGGACACAATCGAAGTCATTAAAGCCACACTAGAGACGATCGAACTGGCCGAACCGGTGGATGTGATTGTCAGCGAATGGATGGGCTACGCGCTCCTCCACGAATCCATGCTGAACTCAGTGATCTTCGCCCGGGATAAGTGGCTCAAACCCGGTGGCCTTATATTACCGTCCCGGGCGGATCTTTACATCGCTCCCATAAACGATCTGGTGGTGGAGGGCAGATTGGATTTCTGGAGCACCGTCAAAGGGCAGTATGGCGTGGACATGTCCTGCATGACCGACTTTGCCAGGAAGTGCATCATGAACAAAGACATCACTGTGAATCCGGTGACGGTGGAGGATGTGCTCTCCCACCCGTGCAAGTTTGCCGAGCTGGATTTGAACACGGTCACGCTCGAGCAGCTCAGAGATGTGAGGGGCGTGTTCAGCTGCCGGTGCTTCGGCTCGTCCTCCATCCACGCCTTTTGCGTGTGGTTCACGGTGACTTTCCCCGCTGAGGAGAAGGCCCTGGTGCTCTCCACGTCTCCGTTCAAACCAGAGACGCACTGGAAACAGGCTGTGCTGTATCTGGATGATACCGTGGACGTGATGCAGGACACTAAAGTCGAGGGGGAGATCAGTTTGTATCCCTCCGAGGAGAATTCTAGACATATATGCATCCGTGTGGACTATGTGATAGGTGAACAGAAAAAGCACTCCAAAACCTTTTCTATTCCTGATCAATATTTAGAAGTTAAATAG